Proteins from a genomic interval of Diospyros lotus cultivar Yz01 chromosome 6, ASM1463336v1, whole genome shotgun sequence:
- the LOC127803533 gene encoding uncharacterized protein LOC127803533 isoform X2 yields MADWEDEPIPSLLKKEQPKNSWDDEDVDDNDVKESWEDEDEPAPAPAPAPAPAPAPVPPVEKVPKKTSAKASEDKGKTVEVVKEVPLNAVAEKLRQQRLVEEADFKSTRDLFGGRGDEKTLDNFIPKSESDFLEYAELISHKLRPYEKRFHYIQLLKDVIRLSMMSLKAADAKEVASSVTAIANEKLRAEKEANAGKKKTGGKKKQLLVDKPDDDVVVDGYDGYDDFDFM; encoded by the exons ATGGCAGACTGGG AGGATGAGCCAATCCCATCTCTTCTTAAAAAAGAACAGCCGAAGAATAGTTGGGATGATGAAGATGTGGATGACAATGATGTCAAGGAATCTTGGGAGGATGAAGATGAACCTGCTCCG GCACCTGCGCCTGCGCCTGCACCTGCACCTGCACCTGTACCTCCAGTTGAAAAGGTCCCTAAGAAGACAAGTGCAAAAGCTAGTGAAGACAAAGGAAAAACTGTTGAGGTAGTGAAGGAAGTGCCACTAAATGCTGTGGCTGAAAAACTTCGTCAACAGAG ACTTGTGGAGGAGGCTGATTTTAAGTCCACCAGAGACTTGTTTGGTGGGAGAGGTGACGAGAAGACCCTTGATAATTTTATTCCCAAATCTGAAAGTGACTTTTTAGAATATGCAGAACTCATTTCTCATAAACTTCGCCCATATGAG AAAAGATTCCATTACATTCAATTGCTCAAAGATGTAATAAGATTGTCAATGATGTCTCTGAAAGCAGCAGATGCAAAGGAGGTTGCGTCTTCTGTCACTGCTATAGCAAATGAAAAACTAAGAGCGGAGAAGGAAGCCAATGCTGGTAAAAAGAAGACag GTGGGAAGAAGAAACAACTCCTTGTTGATAAGCCAGACGATGATGTGGTAGTTGATGGTTATGATGGTTATGACGACTTTGATTTTATGTGA
- the LOC127804643 gene encoding uncharacterized protein LOC127804643 isoform X1 produces MDTSFHIAAVNRAVVDPTQAAGAIAVAHAATSTGVAAATNHASGSLSPTTHPVLPSIPPMQYAKPFLDASKIELFDGNNFKRWQEQVYSILDVHGVVYELSESKPNEASVDAKLVDHWTYANKVCRHMIINTLSNELFDVYCPYKEVKKIWEFMNVKYTTKDVGKQKFVIGKFYRWEMVDDKEIKCQINEYYKLLEDLKAEKIVLQEEFAAGLLIEKLLESWNNYKNQLKHKHKQLSLEDLVIHIIIEETNRKELQSAMAKEMAHKALGTRLGQLLFCC; encoded by the exons ATGGACACCTCTTTCCATATCGCCGCCGTCAACCGTGCAGTTGTTGATCCTACCCAAGCCGCTGGCGCTATCGCAGTTGCTCATGCCGCTACCTCTACCGGTGTTGCCGCTGCCACCAACCATGCTAGTGGGTCATTGTCGCCCACTACCCATCCTGTGCTTCCTTCCATTCCACCTATGCAATATGCAAAGCCGTTTCTTGACGCGTCCAAGATCGAGCTATTCGATGGAAACAACTTCAAAAGATGGCAAGAACAGGTATATTCAATCCTTGATGTACACGGTGTGGTGTATGAACTTAGTGAATCCAAGCCTAATGAAGCTAGTGTTGATGCCAAGTTGGTGGATCATTGGACATATGCAAATAAGGTATGTAGGCACATGATAATCAATACTTTGTCTAATGAATTATTTGATGTCTATTGTCCCTATAAGGAAGTAAAGAAAATTTGGGAGTTCATGAATGTTAAGTATACAACTAAAGATGTGGGCAAACAAAAGTTTGTGATTGGAAAATTCTATCGATGGGAAATGGTGGATGACAAGGAGATCAAATGTCAAATCAACGAGTACTACAAGCTCTTGGAAGACTTGAAAGCTGAAAAGATTGTATTGCAAGAAGAATTTGCAGCCGGCCTACTCATTGAAAAATTGCTTGAATCATGGAACAACTACAAGAACCAACTCAAGCACAAGCACAAACAACTATCACTCGAAGACCTAGTCATACACATCATCATTGAAGAAACAAACCGCAAAGAGCTACAATCTGCGATGGCAAAGGAGATGGCACACAAGGCACTTGGTACAAG GTTGGGACAATTGCTCTTTTGCTGTTGA
- the LOC127804643 gene encoding uncharacterized protein LOC127804643 isoform X2, with the protein MAESDDFSSEKTNGLFAEEIRKPSDTAEVTLYDLLRRVVAQIFFPDLDEKYGRATPVVRRIKSSLSETVPLLREASRNSGRDLLLWTRRGSPLRALLVVCVGTIALLLLTGLAVFMLFFLAATVNAVVISLLMCLAAVGGFLAIFFACVTAIYIGALSVAVVVVSTATVSAIIAVLIATGWVGFFWTVWLVTKKSVDVAKRSLSVTGSALSAYSTTRRQGGKVVG; encoded by the exons ATGGCAGAATCGGACGATTTCAGTAGCGAGAAGACGAACGGATTGTTCGCTGAGGAGATACGGAAGCCCAGCGATACTGCAGAGGTGACGCTCTACGACCTTCTCCGCCGTGTGGTGGCTCAGATTTTCTTTCCGGATCTTGACGAAAAGTATGGCCGCGCTACTCCAGTGGTCCGCCGGATCAAATCTTCTCTCTCCGAGACCGTTCCTCTTCTCCGAGAAGCTTCCCGGAACTCCGGTCGCGACCTCCTCCTATGGACTCGCCGCGGCTCTCCTCTCCGGGCCCTCCTTGTTGTCTGT GTTGGGACAATTGCTCTTTTGCTGTTGACAGGACTGGCAGTCTTTATGCTTTTCTTTCTGGCAGCAACTGTCAATGCAGTTGTAATTTCTCTCCTCATGTGTTTAGCAGCAGTAGGGGGTTTCTTGGCTATTTTCTTTGCGTGTGTGACTGCAATTTATATTGGGGCATTATCAGTCGCTGTGGTTGTTGTTTCAACTGCAACAGTTTCTGCAATCATAGCCGTTCTGATAGCTACAG GTTGGGTAGGGTTCTTTTGGACCGTCTGGTTGGTAACAAAGAAAAGTGTGGATGTTGCAAAGCGTTCACTTAGTGTGACTGGATCAGCACTCTCTGCATATTCTACTACTCGGCGCCAAGGCGGTAAAGTTGTCGGTTGA
- the LOC127803533 gene encoding uncharacterized protein LOC127803533 isoform X1: MADWEDEPIPSLLKKEQPKNSWDDEDVDDNDVKESWEDEDEPAPAPAPAPAPAPAPVPPVEKVPKKTSAKASEDKGKTVEVVKEVPLNAVAEKLRQQRQLYMGVLEGVVHFYAYLVLNMHAQSVYTLEDHLKGKDLCLLFPSILISYRLVEEADFKSTRDLFGGRGDEKTLDNFIPKSESDFLEYAELISHKLRPYEKRFHYIQLLKDVIRLSMMSLKAADAKEVASSVTAIANEKLRAEKEANAGKKKTGGKKKQLLVDKPDDDVVVDGYDGYDDFDFM, translated from the exons ATGGCAGACTGGG AGGATGAGCCAATCCCATCTCTTCTTAAAAAAGAACAGCCGAAGAATAGTTGGGATGATGAAGATGTGGATGACAATGATGTCAAGGAATCTTGGGAGGATGAAGATGAACCTGCTCCG GCACCTGCGCCTGCGCCTGCACCTGCACCTGCACCTGTACCTCCAGTTGAAAAGGTCCCTAAGAAGACAAGTGCAAAAGCTAGTGAAGACAAAGGAAAAACTGTTGAGGTAGTGAAGGAAGTGCCACTAAATGCTGTGGCTGAAAAACTTCGTCAACAGAG GCAGCTTTATATGGGAGTGCTTGAAGGTGTTGTACATTTTTATGCCTATCTTGTGTTGAACATGCATGCACAATCGGTTTATACCTTAGAGGATCATCTGAAAGGGAAG GATTTATGTTTACTTTTCCCTTCTATACTTATATCATACAGACTTGTGGAGGAGGCTGATTTTAAGTCCACCAGAGACTTGTTTGGTGGGAGAGGTGACGAGAAGACCCTTGATAATTTTATTCCCAAATCTGAAAGTGACTTTTTAGAATATGCAGAACTCATTTCTCATAAACTTCGCCCATATGAG AAAAGATTCCATTACATTCAATTGCTCAAAGATGTAATAAGATTGTCAATGATGTCTCTGAAAGCAGCAGATGCAAAGGAGGTTGCGTCTTCTGTCACTGCTATAGCAAATGAAAAACTAAGAGCGGAGAAGGAAGCCAATGCTGGTAAAAAGAAGACag GTGGGAAGAAGAAACAACTCCTTGTTGATAAGCCAGACGATGATGTGGTAGTTGATGGTTATGATGGTTATGACGACTTTGATTTTATGTGA
- the LOC127803533 gene encoding uncharacterized protein LOC127803533 isoform X3, translating to MIILSPYVVGHLRLRLHLHLHLYLQLKRSLRRQVQKLVKTKEKLLRQLYMGVLEGVVHFYAYLVLNMHAQSVYTLEDHLKGKDLCLLFPSILISYRLVEEADFKSTRDLFGGRGDEKTLDNFIPKSESDFLEYAELISHKLRPYEKRFHYIQLLKDVIRLSMMSLKAADAKEVASSVTAIANEKLRAEKEANAGKKKTGGKKKQLLVDKPDDDVVVDGYDGYDDFDFM from the exons ATGATCATACTCTCTCCTTATGTGGTGGG GCACCTGCGCCTGCGCCTGCACCTGCACCTGCACCTGTACCTCCAGTTGAAAAGGTCCCTAAGAAGACAAGTGCAAAAGCTAGTGAAGACAAAGGAAAAACTGTTGAG GCAGCTTTATATGGGAGTGCTTGAAGGTGTTGTACATTTTTATGCCTATCTTGTGTTGAACATGCATGCACAATCGGTTTATACCTTAGAGGATCATCTGAAAGGGAAG GATTTATGTTTACTTTTCCCTTCTATACTTATATCATACAGACTTGTGGAGGAGGCTGATTTTAAGTCCACCAGAGACTTGTTTGGTGGGAGAGGTGACGAGAAGACCCTTGATAATTTTATTCCCAAATCTGAAAGTGACTTTTTAGAATATGCAGAACTCATTTCTCATAAACTTCGCCCATATGAG AAAAGATTCCATTACATTCAATTGCTCAAAGATGTAATAAGATTGTCAATGATGTCTCTGAAAGCAGCAGATGCAAAGGAGGTTGCGTCTTCTGTCACTGCTATAGCAAATGAAAAACTAAGAGCGGAGAAGGAAGCCAATGCTGGTAAAAAGAAGACag GTGGGAAGAAGAAACAACTCCTTGTTGATAAGCCAGACGATGATGTGGTAGTTGATGGTTATGATGGTTATGACGACTTTGATTTTATGTGA